Sequence from the Christiangramia fulva genome:
ATCTGTAATTGCTCATTTTCTTCAGTCCTGTATTCTTCTACTTGATCTTCCTCTTCAAATTCGGAAAAATCTACCTCGGCTACCTCATTTTTAAGTATAACTGTTCTGGATATTTTTTTATCAGAAATAGAATTAAAAGCATCAAGCCTTATTTTCAATTCTGGTTTATTAAAATTTTTCAGTTTAAATATTTTGCTGCCATTCGCTTTAAGCTCACCAAAAGGCTTTATGAAAACCTTATCTGCATTTTGTGTTTCCCACTTGAGTTCTATAGTATCTCCCTCGATAAAGGTTTCCTTATCTGATTTAAACAATAAAATTTCCGGGGCTTCGCTTTTCGGCTTTTCTCCAACCGGCTCTGTTTTTTTAATATGCTTGCGATTATCGTATTCTTTCTTTTTATTTTCATCAGAAAGAATTTCATAAGCTTCTTTTATATTCCTAAACAAATCAGACAAATATTCATCTCCATCATTATTATCTGGATGAAATTTTTTAGAAAGTTTTTGGTAAGCATCTTCAATATCTTCTTGGGATGCTGTGGCTTTTAAACCTAAGGTTTCATAATGGTTGGTCATAATAATATGTAATTAAAAAAAATTGAATAATAAAGTCTAAATTTTATCCAATCCATACACTTCTTCAATAAAGCCCTTGTTATTAAAGACATATCGGGTAAAACTCTCTTTAGCTTCTGCTCGATTTTCTTTATCATTGTAGAATTCAAATCTTACATGAACATCGTATGTTTTGTAACCTGATTTTTCAA
This genomic interval carries:
- a CDS encoding DnaJ domain-containing protein, which codes for MTNHYETLGLKATASQEDIEDAYQKLSKKFHPDNNDGDEYLSDLFRNIKEAYEILSDENKKKEYDNRKHIKKTEPVGEKPKSEAPEILLFKSDKETFIEGDTIELKWETQNADKVFIKPFGELKANGSKIFKLKNFNKPELKIRLDAFNSISDKKISRTVILKNEVAEVDFSEFEEEDQVEEYRTEENEQLQIEREPIYSNSFTGTAAVENDNAMVAKSEESFFSTSGRLRRSSYLGRAILLGIPAGISAVIIQETYDDTAIGLSAMVMILCSILIFIQFIKRLHDINLSGWFSLINFIPYIGALFGLIVLFIDSSRGSNKYGSDPKNRI